The DNA segment CGGATGCCAGTATGTCGATGATGCATTTATCGCGCATGGCAGAAGATTTAATTTTCTATAACTCAGGTGAAGCGGGCTTTATTGAACTAGCAGATAATGTGACTTCTGGTTCATCGTTAATGCCACAAAAGAAAAATCCCGATGCGCTAGAGTTAATCCGCGGTAAAACAGGCCGTGTATTTGGTGCATTAAGTGGCATCATGATGACCTTAAAAGCCTTGCCGCTTGCATACAACAAAGACATGCAGGAAGACAAAGAAGGCATTTTCGACGCGCTGGATAACTGGGGCGATTGTCTGGAAATGATGGCAATGGTACTGCAAGGTCTTAAAACGAATAAGCCTCGCATGTTGGCCGCAGCGCAACAAGGTTATGCCAATGCCACAGAGCTCGCGGATTATTTGGTATCGAAAGATATTCCGTTTAGGGAAGCGCATCATATCGTCGGTGAAGTTGTTGTGTCGGCTATTTCTCGTCAGCTAGCGCTGGAAGATTTCACGCTTGAGCAGTTAAAAGAGTTTTCTGATGTTATTGAGTCAGATGTCTATCAGCATCTCACCATTGATGCTTGTTTGGCTAAGCGCGAAGTGCTTGGTGGTACTTCATTAGCCAGCGTAATGTCTGCTCTTGAAGAGCAACAAACTGACCTATCTGAAGGGGCTATTGCCGCCGAGGTTGTGGGTAGTACTAGTGGTGAGCAGGTGCAAAACGCAATGGGTACGGTGCAGTTGCGTATTAATGCGCATAAAGCTGAATTGCGTAATGTCCGCCCAGCGAAATTATCAGATGTTGACGATATTACTCGTATTGTTAATTACTGGGCTGAGCAAGGCGATAGTTTACCGCGTTCGCGTTTCGATGTGCTTAACAGCATTTTAGACTTCTCAGTGGTAAGTAATGAAGACAGTGTTGTCGGTTGTGCTTCACTTTATATTTACGGTACAGGCTTAGCAGAAATTCGCTCGACGGGTATCGATAAGGAACATCAAGGTAGTGGCTATGGCCGTGCATTAGTCGATCACATGCTATTACGCGCTCAAGAATTGGATTTAGAGCGAGTTATCGTGTTGACCCGTGTTCCAGAGTTCTTTGCTAAACATGGTTTTGCACAAATCGATAAAGAGAGCTTACCTGAAAAAGTCATTAAGGATGGTGAAGGATACTTGGTTGCTGAACCTAGCGATGAGGTGGCGATGGAGTTTCGCGGTAGCTAACCCTAGTTACGGTTAAAAATGAAAAGGCGCTATTTCACAGTTTGAAATAGCGCCTTTCTTTTTTTGAGAGATGATATTTAGAAAATATCGTCTTCGAACTGCTCTTCCACCGTGTCTTTGGTGGCTGTTGGCGATTGGGTGCTATCGATAAAGGTTGTTGGTTCAGTGCCATCGATAAAGTATTCAAAACGCGATGTATAATCTGTTTTAGTTGTCAGTAATCCAGTTGCCATATCAATACGTATTGTTTTGATATTCGCCGGAATAACCTTGCGCTGTTGCGGTTTGTCTTTAAGTGCAAAGTTCATGAAATCAACCCATGTCGGCATTGCACTTTTAGCACCAGATTCTGCGCCTTTTATTTGCTCTTTGCCTAGATTGCTATTGGTTCTTGTACGACCAAGTGCACGTGATGGATTGTCGAAACCGATCCAAGTGCTAGTAACAAAATACGGACTGATGCCAGAAAACCATGCATCTTTAGAGTCGTTGGTGGTTCCTGTTTTACCGCCTATATCCTTGCGTTTGATTGTGTTAGCAATACGCCAACCCGTTCCTGACCAGCCATTGCCATTGGCCCAGCTACCACCACCGGTGATAACACTACGCAGCATTTCACGCACTAGAAATGCGTTTTGCGCGCTTATAACTCGTGGCGCTAATTGAGTCTCGTCGGTCATACATTGATCGCTAAGTGCAAGACTGTCGACTGTATTGAATTCGTCAATAATCAGTTTTGTTGCATTTTCACAAGCTTCACAAGCTATTTTCGGTGTCGCAACTTCAACAGTGGCTTCGGTAGAATCTGTCACACGCTCGATAAAATATGGTGTAACCAGAAAGCCGCCATTGGCAAATGCGGCGTAGGCTGTCGCTGCTTCCATCGGTGTAACTGATGCTGAGCCGAGCGCCAGCGATTCACCGATAGGGAGATCATCTTTTTGGAAACCAAATTTAGTCATGTAATTGATACTGTCTCTGATCCCTAGTTTTTGAATCAATTTCACTGACATGACGTTTTTAGATTGCGATAAACCTAATCGTAATCGAGTTGGTCCATTGTAGATCGGCGGCGAATTTTTTGGACGCCAAGCTGAGCCCTGTGAGCGATCCCATTGGGTAATAGGTACGTCATTAATGATACTCGCCAGCGTGAAATTACGCTCTAACGCGTATGAGTATAATAGCGGTTTGATATTTGAACCAATTTGACGCTTAGCTTGGGTTACGCGGTTGAACTGACTTTTGTTGAAATCAAAGCCGCCAATAATAGCGCGAATGGCACCGTCATAAGGATCGAGAGAAACAAGCGCGCTGCTCACCTCTGGAATTTGCGAAAGGTGCCATGTATCACCGCGCTTAAATACGCGGATCAGATCACCAAGGGCAACGATATCGGCGCTAGTTTTAGGAGCCGCCCCTTGATTGCTATCGTCGACAAAGGCGCGTGCCCATTTCATTTGATCCCAGTTAACGGTAATCACTTCACCGGTTTTTAATACTGCTGTAAAAGCTTGCTCTTCAATTGTGTTAACAACAGCAGGCTGAAGAATTCTAATATCACGGGTGTTTTTTATTAATTCACTGATTTTTTGCTCGTTAGAGAGGGGTTGCTCTTCGGTATTTTCTGCGGTGGTGGTAAGTACTTCTTCTAAATTAAATTGTTGTTCTGCACCGCGATAACCATGGCGTAAATCGTAATTTAGAATATTAGTAGCGACTGCGTTTTGCGCAGCAATTTGCAGATCTGAAGGTACAGTGGTGTAGACATTAAAACCGTTTGAGTACGCTGCTTCTCGACCATAGGTTTCAACCATATATGAACGAACCATTTCTCCTAGATATGGCGCATACAATTCGATTTTTGCCCCGTGACGCTTGGCGGTAATTGGAGCGTTTTTAGCTTCTTGGTATTGCGCGTCGTCGATGAACTTTAAATCGTGCATCCGTTTAAGGACTAGATTACGCCGCGCCTTAGCACGCGATGGCGAACGAATTGGATTTAATGTCGATGGCGCCTTTGGCAGACCTGCGATCACAGCCACTTGAGCAAGGTTTAACTCATCAATGGTTTTTCCGTAATAAACCTGTGCCGCAGCGCCGACGCCAAACGAGCGATGGCCCAGTGGAATCTTGTTGAGATAGGCGAGTAAGATTTCGTCTTTAGTTAGCTCTTGTTCAATATTCCACGCTAAAAATACTTCGCGAATTTTTCGAATATAAGTTTTTTCTCGAGTTAGGAAGTAGTTACGAGCAACTTGCTGGGTAATAGTACTAGCGCCTTGGCCCTTTTTTCCGGTGACTGCGAGATTAATTGCAGCGCGCACAATGCCGATTGGATCTATGCCGGGATGCTGATAAAAACGTGAATCTTCAATAGCCAGAAAAGCTTGGCGCATTTGTAATGGCACTTCGTCGAAGGTTAATGGAATGCGCTTTTTTTCACCGTATTGAGAAATAAGCTTGCCGTCTTGTGAATAGACTTTAAGTGGTGTTTGTAATTTGAATTCTTTGAGCTTTTTGGCATCGGGTAAATCGGGCGATAAATACATGTATAAACCGATTAGCGAGACGATACCAAGGAGGCCTCCGATCAGGCCAGTGATTAGCGTCCATTTCAAAAATTTTAACATCGTTGTCTTATTCATCTATTAGCTGGGTAGAAATCATGCGATATTATATGATTAAAACTAACGAATAGTTAGCTAATCGCAGGTAAACGCGTAAAATATAATGAGTATATATTAGTTAAGTTAACGTTCAATTAACCAAAAACTATATATTTGTACTGTTTGTTGCTATAACTAATCTTAATGTATTAACAAATTCGACGGCGCGATTTTTATGTTAAAGGGATTATTAAAACCTAAAACAACCAAAATGATTGGGATAGATATTGGATCTAGTGCCGTCAAAGCCGTGTTGTTTTCAAAATCTAATAATGGATTTAAAGTAGAAAATATCGCGAGTTTTCCCCTTAAGCGTGGTTATGTCGTTGATAATGCTATTACCGATTTGCAAGGCGTCGGCGAAGTCATTAAGAAAGTGAAGAAAAAGTTCGCTAAATCTGGCGCTGAACACGCGTCAGCAGCGGTATCAGGTTCTGGCGTTATAATAAAAACTATTTATATGAATGCTGTTCGCAATGATGAAGAGCTGGAATCACAAATAGAAATAGAAGCCGAAAATCTTATTCCCTATCCGCTTGATGAAGTTAGTCTCGATTTTGAAGTTATTCGTGAAAATGCAGTAAATAGTGAAAAAGTCGATGTGTTATTGGTTGCCGCTCGAACAGAGTTGGTGCAGGCAAGGGCGCAAGCGTTAGAGTTTGGAAAACTACAGGCTAAAGTTATTGATGTTGAAGGCTATGCTTTAGGACGCGCGTATAAGTTAATTGAACATCAATTGTCAGAGGACGAGCAGTCAAAACCTGTCGCATTAGTGGATGTTGGTGCCTCGATGTTGACAGTGGCTGTTGTCCATAAAAAAGAGACGGTGTTTATTAAAGAGCAAGCTTTTGGTGGTGAACAATATACGCAGTCGATTGTTGCCTATTACGGAATGGATAACTATGAGGCAGAGCAAGCTAAGCTCAATGGCGAATTACCAAGAAACTATGTATTTGAAGTACTAGCACCTTTCCAGACCGCTTTGACCCAACAAATTAAACGAATTTTGCAAATGTATAGCAGTGCTAATGACAATAACCAGGTTGGAAAAATTATATTATCTGGCGGCTGTACTAATATCGAGGGACTTGATGTGGCTATTAATGAAGAAATTGGTATTTCGTGTGTGCTAGCACAGCCATTTCTTCATTGCGAAGTTCGAAAATCGATAGATTTTGATCAATTAAACAAGGAAGCCAGTCAGTACATGATGGCAAGTGGTTTGGCGTTGAGGAATTTTAAGTAATGGCTAATATTAACTTACTGCCATGGCGAGAAGAGGCTAAGGTAAAACGCCAGCACGAATTTAATATGTTTGCTGGCTTGGCTTGTTTGGTTGGCATATTCTGTACCATAGTGCTGTCGACATTACTTGATGGTGAACTTGAATTACAAGCTCGTAAAAACGCCTATTTAAAGAGTGAAATCGCTATTATCGATGGACAAATCTCGGAAATTCGCGAATTGAGAAAAACCAAAGCGGATCTCAAAAAACGGATGGACTTGATTGAACGGTTGCAAAATGCCCGTAGTCTTTCAACTCATTTGCTCGATTCTTTGGCTAAATTAATGGTGCCAGGCGTTTATTTAGAACAGGTAGAGAGAAAGGGTAATACGCTGTGGATTGAAGGGCTCACAGAATCTAATAATCATTTGGCTAACTTGTTACGTAATTTTGAAAACTCTCAATGGTATAAAGATCCATTGGTTAAGCAAATTGATTTACAGGAAGGCAGCTTGCGCCAATTGAATAAGTTTTCACTGCGCGTGGATGTTAACGCTAATATTCAGCAAGGAACTAAATAGTGAAATTGGATTTATCGGAATTACAAAATGTCGATTTAGATCTTAAGTATTCAGGGTCCTGGCCACCGCTGGTCAAAGGGATAGCTTACGTTTTCGTATTTCTAATGACGTTGATGTTGGCCTATTTTGTGGTGATTAGTGACCAATTATCCGATTTGTCGAATGGTGCCGAGCAAGATGAAAAGCTTCGTTATGATTACGAATCAAAATATCGCTTGGCTTATAATCTTGACGCTTATCAGCAACAGATGGTCGAGCTAGAAGTTCAATTGGCAGAGATGCTAAAGAAATTGCCAGCTACTCATGAAACGCCGGGAATGCTCGATGATATTACCTTTATTGCGACATCAGCTGGATTGCGTATCTCAACCATTAAATGGGGAAATGAAGTAGAGCAAGAGTTTTATACTGAATTACCCTTATATATTGATGTAACAGGCGACTATCACCAGTTTGGTAAGTTTGTCAGCGACGTAGCTAAGTTGCCACGAATTGTTAGTTTGCATGAGTTTTCCATAAAGAAAGGGACGGAAGGTCAGTTGGTGTTTCATATCGTTGCGAAAACCTACCGTTACAAGGGGAAATAATGTATCGAGTATTTGGACTT comes from the Psychrobium sp. MM17-31 genome and includes:
- the argH gene encoding argininosuccinate lyase, coding for MAALWGGRFTEAADDRFKKFNDSLRFDYRLAKQDIIGSISWSRALAQVDVLTTQEQQSLEAALNELAEEVAKDPEQILQSDAEDIHSFVESKLIEKVGDLGKKLHTGRSRNDQVATDLKLWCKEQSIELCELIVRLQQALLDLAQREQSTVMPGYTHLQRAQPISFGHWCLAYVEMFDRDLSRLRDTTERFDRCPLGSGALAGTAYPIDRHALARDLGFKQATQNSLDAVSDRDHVVELLSDASMSMMHLSRMAEDLIFYNSGEAGFIELADNVTSGSSLMPQKKNPDALELIRGKTGRVFGALSGIMMTLKALPLAYNKDMQEDKEGIFDALDNWGDCLEMMAMVLQGLKTNKPRMLAAAQQGYANATELADYLVSKDIPFREAHHIVGEVVVSAISRQLALEDFTLEQLKEFSDVIESDVYQHLTIDACLAKREVLGGTSLASVMSALEEQQTDLSEGAIAAEVVGSTSGEQVQNAMGTVQLRINAHKAELRNVRPAKLSDVDDITRIVNYWAEQGDSLPRSRFDVLNSILDFSVVSNEDSVVGCASLYIYGTGLAEIRSTGIDKEHQGSGYGRALVDHMLLRAQELDLERVIVLTRVPEFFAKHGFAQIDKESLPEKVIKDGEGYLVAEPSDEVAMEFRGS
- a CDS encoding PBP1A family penicillin-binding protein, producing the protein MLKFLKWTLITGLIGGLLGIVSLIGLYMYLSPDLPDAKKLKEFKLQTPLKVYSQDGKLISQYGEKKRIPLTFDEVPLQMRQAFLAIEDSRFYQHPGIDPIGIVRAAINLAVTGKKGQGASTITQQVARNYFLTREKTYIRKIREVFLAWNIEQELTKDEILLAYLNKIPLGHRSFGVGAAAQVYYGKTIDELNLAQVAVIAGLPKAPSTLNPIRSPSRAKARRNLVLKRMHDLKFIDDAQYQEAKNAPITAKRHGAKIELYAPYLGEMVRSYMVETYGREAAYSNGFNVYTTVPSDLQIAAQNAVATNILNYDLRHGYRGAEQQFNLEEVLTTTAENTEEQPLSNEQKISELIKNTRDIRILQPAVVNTIEEQAFTAVLKTGEVITVNWDQMKWARAFVDDSNQGAAPKTSADIVALGDLIRVFKRGDTWHLSQIPEVSSALVSLDPYDGAIRAIIGGFDFNKSQFNRVTQAKRQIGSNIKPLLYSYALERNFTLASIINDVPITQWDRSQGSAWRPKNSPPIYNGPTRLRLGLSQSKNVMSVKLIQKLGIRDSINYMTKFGFQKDDLPIGESLALGSASVTPMEAATAYAAFANGGFLVTPYFIERVTDSTEATVEVATPKIACEACENATKLIIDEFNTVDSLALSDQCMTDETQLAPRVISAQNAFLVREMLRSVITGGGSWANGNGWSGTGWRIANTIKRKDIGGKTGTTNDSKDAWFSGISPYFVTSTWIGFDNPSRALGRTRTNSNLGKEQIKGAESGAKSAMPTWVDFMNFALKDKPQQRKVIPANIKTIRIDMATGLLTTKTDYTSRFEYFIDGTEPTTFIDSTQSPTATKDTVEEQFEDDIF
- a CDS encoding pilus assembly protein PilM, with the translated sequence MLKGLLKPKTTKMIGIDIGSSAVKAVLFSKSNNGFKVENIASFPLKRGYVVDNAITDLQGVGEVIKKVKKKFAKSGAEHASAAVSGSGVIIKTIYMNAVRNDEELESQIEIEAENLIPYPLDEVSLDFEVIRENAVNSEKVDVLLVAARTELVQARAQALEFGKLQAKVIDVEGYALGRAYKLIEHQLSEDEQSKPVALVDVGASMLTVAVVHKKETVFIKEQAFGGEQYTQSIVAYYGMDNYEAEQAKLNGELPRNYVFEVLAPFQTALTQQIKRILQMYSSANDNNQVGKIILSGGCTNIEGLDVAINEEIGISCVLAQPFLHCEVRKSIDFDQLNKEASQYMMASGLALRNFK
- a CDS encoding PilN domain-containing protein, producing MANINLLPWREEAKVKRQHEFNMFAGLACLVGIFCTIVLSTLLDGELELQARKNAYLKSEIAIIDGQISEIRELRKTKADLKKRMDLIERLQNARSLSTHLLDSLAKLMVPGVYLEQVERKGNTLWIEGLTESNNHLANLLRNFENSQWYKDPLVKQIDLQEGSLRQLNKFSLRVDVNANIQQGTK
- a CDS encoding type 4a pilus biogenesis protein PilO, whose amino-acid sequence is MKLDLSELQNVDLDLKYSGSWPPLVKGIAYVFVFLMTLMLAYFVVISDQLSDLSNGAEQDEKLRYDYESKYRLAYNLDAYQQQMVELEVQLAEMLKKLPATHETPGMLDDITFIATSAGLRISTIKWGNEVEQEFYTELPLYIDVTGDYHQFGKFVSDVAKLPRIVSLHEFSIKKGTEGQLVFHIVAKTYRYKGK